The following are encoded in a window of Salmo trutta chromosome 27, fSalTru1.1, whole genome shotgun sequence genomic DNA:
- the thbs4a gene encoding thrombospondin-4a translates to MGVWIRKVVLSLLMLQLATTVTAQGIVYDLLVSPDCLPDLTQGGLKNKGLDEAFLLSSFRLHSKSPSHLYSIINPRDNSKYLEFTLQAKLNKVTIRYQKTDGRAGTTSFSHPSLADGKEHHVMIHASGLQRGPGRMAVYVDCRLAHTVDELPAAFGMLTPGHNKVALRTLQPTGQDELTDLKLVIEDTLDNVATLQDCSIQQSESLGTIQLLGLQAGQDPSQMLELHKMMSEMKGLLLQQIKETTFLRNTISECLACGLGGNMASGPGTSARSSPSQCSPGMCFNQDMCIPAEGGRFTCAPCPDGYTGDGVHCDDVNECQFNPCFPGVRCVNTAPGFRCERCPLGYTGLEINGVGVSYAQSHKQVCDDIDECQGPPDNGGCTANSHCHNTRGSFRCGECKSGFSGDQVSGCSGERLCGNGQPNPCDSNAQCVVERDGSVSCQCDIGWAGNGYVCGKDTDIDAYPDEKLRCRDNNCKKDNCMFVPNSGQEDADRDGLGDTCDDDADSDGIVNIEDNCWLHPNVNQKNSDTDLHGDACDNCLTTENPDQRDTDKDGLGDDCDDDMDGDGLKNILDNCQRVANLDQRDRDNDGVGDACDSCPDMVNPNQSDVDDDLVGDTCDTNIDSDGDGHQNTKDNCPTVINSSQLDTDKDGQGDECDDDDDNDGILDQADNCRLVVNPDQTDEDNDGVGDACAGDFDQDKVIDRIDNCPENAEVTLTDFRAYQTVVLDPEGDAQIDPNWVVLNQGMEIVQTMNSDPGLAVGYTAFSGVDFEGTFHVNTATDDDYAGFIFGYQDSSSFYVVMWKQTEQTYWQAVPFRAVAEPGIQLKAVKSKTGPGEYLRNSLWHTGDTNDQVRLLWKDKRNVGWKDKVSYRWYLQHRPQVGYIRARFYEGPNLVADSGVKIDNSMRGGRLGVFCFSQENIIWSNLKYRCNDTIPEDYQEYSAQNTE, encoded by the exons AtgggggtgtggatcagaaaggTGGTCCTCTCTCTGCTGATGCTACAACTGGCCACGACTGTCACAGCACAAGGCATTG TGTACGACTTGCTGGTGTCTCCAGACTGCCTGCCTGACCTGACGCAGGGAGGGCTGAAGAATAAAGGTCTGGATGaggccttcctcctctcctccttcaggctccACAGCAAGTCCCCCTCTCATCTCTACAGCATCATCAACCCCAGGGACAACAGCAAGTACCTGGAATTCACCCTGCAGGCCAAACTCAACAAGG TGACGATCCGTTACCAGAAGACTGATGGTAGAGCCGGCACCACCAGTTTTAGCCACCCCTCTCTGGCGGACGGCAAAGAGCATCATGTGATGATCCATGCCAGCGGTCTGCAGAGAGGACCAGGTCGTATGGCGGTCTACGTAGACTGTAGACTGGCTCACACTGTGGACGAGCTGCCTGCTGCCTTCGGGATGCTGACACCTGGACACAACAAGGTGGCGCTTAGGACCCTGCAGCCCACCGGGCAG GATGAGTTGACGGACCTGAAACTGGTGATagaggacacgttagataacgtCGCTACGCTCCAGGACTGCAGCATACAGCAGAGCGAGTCTCTGGGTACTATTCAGCTACTGG GCCTCCAGGCAGGACAGGATCCATCTCAGATGTTAGAGCTCCACAAGATGATGTCAGAGATGAAGGGCCTGCTCCTCCAGCAG ATTAAGGAGACCACATTCCTTAGAAACACCATCTCAGAGTGTCTGGCATGTG gtCTGGGTGGCAACATGGCGTCAGGCCCAGGTACAAGTGCACGGTCAAGCCCGTCCCAGTGTAGTCCAGGTATGTGTTTCAATCAGGACATGTGTATCCCGGCCGAGGGAGGACGCTTCACCTGCGCCCCCTGCCCCGACGGATACACTGGAGACGGAGTTCACTGTGATGACGTGAACGAG TGCCAGTTTAACCCCTGCTTCCCCGGTGTGAGGTGTGTGAACACAGCTCCTGGGTTCCGCTGTGAGAGATGCCCTCTGGGATACACTGGTCTTGAGATCAACGGAGTGGGAGTGTCCTACGCACAGTCACACAAACAG GTGTGTGATGACATAGATGAATGCCAGGGTCCTCCTGACAACGGAGGCTGCACCGCCAACTCTCACTGCCACAACACCAGG GGTTCATTCCGCTGTGGGGAGTGTAAGAGTGGCTTCTCTGGGGACCAGGTGAGCGGCTGCAGTGGGGAGAGGCTCTGTGGGAACGGCCAGCCCAACCCCTGTGACAGCAATGCACAGTGTGTAGTGGAGAGAGACGGGAGTGTTAGCTGccag TGTGACATAGGGTGGGCAGGTAATGGCTATGTGTGTGGGAAGGACACAGACATCGATGCTTACCCTGACGAAAAGCTGAGGTGCAGGGACAACAACTGTAAGAAG GACAACTGTATGTTTGTTCCTAACTCTGGCCAAGAGGACGCAGACAGGGACGGGCTCGGGGACACCTGTGATGACGACGCTGATAGTGACGGCATCGTTAACATAGAG GATAACTGTTGGCTGCATCCTAACGTGAACCAGAAGAACAGCGATACGGATCTCCATGGCGACGCGTGTGACAACTGCTTGACGACGGAGAACCCTGATCAACGAGACACGGACAAAGACGGGCTAGGCGATGACTGTGACGATGACATGGAtggagacg GCCTGAAGAACATTCTGGATAACTGCCAGCGTGTGGCCAACCTAGACCAGAGGGACCGAGACAACGATGGGGTGGGAGACGCCTGTGACAGCTGTCCTGACATGGTCAACCCCAACCAG TCAGATGTTGATGATGATCTTGTAGGAGACACATGTGACACCAACATAGACAG TGATGGGGACGGTCACCAGAACACTAAGGACAACTGTCCTACAGTCATCAACTCCTCCCAGCTGGACACAGATAAGGACGGACAGGGAGACGAGTGTGACGATGACGATGACAACGACGGTATCCTGGACCAAGCAGACAACTGCAGACTTGTGGTCAACCCTGACCAGACAGATGAGGACA atgACGGCGTGGGTGATGCATGTGCAGGGGACTTTGACCAGGACAAGGTGATTGACAGGATAGACAACTGTCCAGAGAACGCTGAGGTCACCCTGACTGACTTCAGAGCCTATCAGACGGTAGTACTGGACCCTGAGGGTGACGCCCAGATCGATCCCAACTGGGTGGTTCTCAACCAG gGTATGGAGATAGTCCAGACTATGAACTCTGACCCTGGCCTCGCTGTAG gcTACACAGCGTTCAGTGGGGTGGACTTTGAGGGGACGTTCCACGTGAACACGGCGACTGATGATGACTATGCAGGCTTCATCTTCGGCTACCAGGACTCCTCCTCCTTCTACGTGGTGATGTGGAAACAGACAGAGCAGACATACTGGCAGGCTGTACCCTTCAGAGCTGTGGCTGAGCCTGGCATACAGCTCAAG gcaGTGAAGTCTAAGACAGGTCCAGGGGAGTATCTGAGGAACTCCCTGTGGCATACAGGAGACACCAATGACCAGGTACGTCTGCTGTGGAAGGACAAGAGGAACGTGGGCTGGAAGGACAAGGTGTCCTACCGCTGGTATCTACAGCACAGACCACAGGTTGGATACATCAG GGCGCGTTTCTATGAGGGTCCTAACCTGGTAGCAGACTCTGGGGTGAAGATAGACAACAGTATGCGAGGAGGGAGACTGGGCGTCTTCTGTTTCTCCCAGGAAAACATCATCTGGTCTAACCTCAAGTACCGCTGCAATG ACACCATCCCTGAAGATTACCAGGAGTACAGTGCCCAGAACACTGAATAA
- the mtx3 gene encoding metaxin-3 isoform X2, whose translation MAATMELRCWGGDWGLPSVHTESLIVLAYAKFSGATITVTPIDWTWKTLTGTVPELVYQGSTITEPAQILNFLRKQRFNADYELSARQGADTMAYIALLEEKLRPALLHTFWVDAENYANLTRPWFASRSPFPLNFLVPGRHANTALSRILLTKGESPLHTITEVEGKIYSEAKECLNLLSHRLGTAYYFFGNTPCSLDAFVFGFVAPLHKASLPSSPLQSHLRQLDNLQRFCDHILNAHFSSHPGSPQPVQETVDANLQKLTQLVNKESNLIEKMDDNLRSSPQHKPLRADPRPSLGNDKSSTPA comes from the exons ATGGCGGCCACCATGGAGCTGAGATGCTGGGGAGGTGATTGGGGTTTGCCTTCCGTCCACACAGAATCTCTCATAGTGCTG GCCTATGCCAAGTTCTCTGGCGCCACGATCACAGTAACTCCCATAGACTGGACGTGGAAGACTTTGACAG GCACAGTGCCAGAGTTGGTCTACCAGGGATCCACAATAACCGAACCTGCTCAGATTCTCAACTTCCTGAGAAAACAG AGGTTTAATGCAGACTATGAGTTGTCCGCGAGGCAGGGAGCAGACACCATGGCCTACATCGCTCTACTGGAGGAGAAACTGCGACCAGCCCTG ttacacACATTCTGGGTGGACGCTGAGAACTATGCTAACCTGACTCGGCCGTGGTTCGCCTCCCGCTCTCCCTTTCCCCTCAACTTCCTGGTCCCTGGTCGCCATGCCAACACGGCCCTGTCCCGGATCCTGCTGACCAAGGGAGAGTCTCCTCTACACACCATCACTGAGGTGGAGGGAAAG ATTTACAGTGAAGCTAAGGAGTGTCTGAATCTGCTTTCCCACAGATTGGGGACGGCCTACTACTTCTTTGGGAACAC GCCATGCAGTCTGGATGCGTTTGTGTTTGGCTTTGTAGCTCCCCTCCACAAGGCCAGTCTACCCAGCAGCCCTCTGCAGAGCCACCTCAGACAGCTGGACAACCTCCAGCGCTTCTGTGACCACATACTCAACGCTCACTTCAGCAGTCATCCCG ggtctCCCCAGCCGGTTCAGGAGACGGTGGATGCCAACCTGCAGAAACTCACTCAGCTTGTAAACAAAGAGTCCAACCTCATAGAGAAG ATGGATGACAACCTGAGGAGCAGCCCTCAGCACAAACCCCTCAGAGCAGACCCCAGACCCAGCCTGGGCAACGACAAGAGCTCTACCCCtgcctaa
- the mtx3 gene encoding metaxin-3 isoform X1, with protein sequence MAATMELRCWGGDWGLPSVHTESLIVLAYAKFSGATITVTPIDWTWKTLTGTVPELVYQGSTITEPAQILNFLRKQQRFNADYELSARQGADTMAYIALLEEKLRPALLHTFWVDAENYANLTRPWFASRSPFPLNFLVPGRHANTALSRILLTKGESPLHTITEVEGKIYSEAKECLNLLSHRLGTAYYFFGNTPCSLDAFVFGFVAPLHKASLPSSPLQSHLRQLDNLQRFCDHILNAHFSSHPGSPQPVQETVDANLQKLTQLVNKESNLIEKMDDNLRSSPQHKPLRADPRPSLGNDKSSTPA encoded by the exons ATGGCGGCCACCATGGAGCTGAGATGCTGGGGAGGTGATTGGGGTTTGCCTTCCGTCCACACAGAATCTCTCATAGTGCTG GCCTATGCCAAGTTCTCTGGCGCCACGATCACAGTAACTCCCATAGACTGGACGTGGAAGACTTTGACAG GCACAGTGCCAGAGTTGGTCTACCAGGGATCCACAATAACCGAACCTGCTCAGATTCTCAACTTCCTGAGAAAACAG CAGAGGTTTAATGCAGACTATGAGTTGTCCGCGAGGCAGGGAGCAGACACCATGGCCTACATCGCTCTACTGGAGGAGAAACTGCGACCAGCCCTG ttacacACATTCTGGGTGGACGCTGAGAACTATGCTAACCTGACTCGGCCGTGGTTCGCCTCCCGCTCTCCCTTTCCCCTCAACTTCCTGGTCCCTGGTCGCCATGCCAACACGGCCCTGTCCCGGATCCTGCTGACCAAGGGAGAGTCTCCTCTACACACCATCACTGAGGTGGAGGGAAAG ATTTACAGTGAAGCTAAGGAGTGTCTGAATCTGCTTTCCCACAGATTGGGGACGGCCTACTACTTCTTTGGGAACAC GCCATGCAGTCTGGATGCGTTTGTGTTTGGCTTTGTAGCTCCCCTCCACAAGGCCAGTCTACCCAGCAGCCCTCTGCAGAGCCACCTCAGACAGCTGGACAACCTCCAGCGCTTCTGTGACCACATACTCAACGCTCACTTCAGCAGTCATCCCG ggtctCCCCAGCCGGTTCAGGAGACGGTGGATGCCAACCTGCAGAAACTCACTCAGCTTGTAAACAAAGAGTCCAACCTCATAGAGAAG ATGGATGACAACCTGAGGAGCAGCCCTCAGCACAAACCCCTCAGAGCAGACCCCAGACCCAGCCTGGGCAACGACAAGAGCTCTACCCCtgcctaa